A stretch of the Porifericola rhodea genome encodes the following:
- a CDS encoding ABC transporter ATP-binding protein, protein MSDNNNKTKTTAKEKARKRESLSLKERFQALRHLPAFFKLIWQVSPQMFAANVFLRVVRAAIPVTTLYIGKLIIDEVVRITQSSNSEDLTLLFTYIGLELLLAIVSDAINRATVLLDSLLGDKFANESSVRLMRHAGSLDLAQFEDADFYDKLERARRQTVRRTTLMTQVLSQFQSIITIGFLAAGLVAFNPWLILLILVAVVPAFLGESHFNERSYSLNTQWTPERRELDYFRFIGASDETAKEVKIFGLSDFLVDHFSQLADKYYQANQKVAISRARWGSVFASIGSAGYYAAYVMIILQTVNGQLSIGDLTFLAGSFARLRSLLENVLNQFSSMAEGALYLQDFFDFFEMRPLIASGPKALPVPQPIRQGFTFENVGFHYPNTDIWAVRHLSFTLHAGEKLALVGENGAGKTTIIKLLTRLYDPSEGRILLDGKDLREYSPEQLREAIGVIFQDFVRYQMNASTNIAVGKIEERMNYAKLDDAAYRGMADQVIRKLPQGYDQMIGRRFAEGVNLSGGEWQKIAISRAYMRDAQLLVLDEPTAALDARAEYEVFRRFADLTEGKSAVLISHRFSTVRMADRILVLEKGQLLEIGTHEELVMKGGKYAELFDLQAQGYR, encoded by the coding sequence ATGAGTGATAACAATAATAAAACAAAGACCACAGCAAAGGAAAAGGCCAGAAAAAGGGAAAGCCTCTCATTAAAAGAACGCTTTCAGGCACTTCGTCACCTACCGGCTTTTTTTAAACTGATATGGCAGGTTAGCCCTCAAATGTTTGCTGCCAATGTTTTTTTAAGAGTGGTAAGAGCCGCTATTCCGGTAACCACCCTCTACATTGGCAAGCTAATAATTGATGAAGTAGTACGCATTACCCAAAGTAGCAATTCAGAAGACCTTACACTACTATTTACATACATAGGCCTGGAGCTTCTGTTAGCTATAGTATCGGATGCCATCAACCGGGCTACTGTGCTTCTGGATAGTCTTCTGGGAGATAAGTTTGCTAACGAATCGTCAGTACGACTAATGCGTCATGCTGGCTCTCTTGATCTGGCCCAGTTTGAAGACGCTGATTTTTATGACAAACTGGAGCGGGCTCGCCGCCAGACCGTACGCCGCACTACTTTAATGACGCAGGTATTGAGTCAGTTTCAAAGTATTATTACTATTGGATTTCTGGCTGCGGGACTAGTAGCCTTTAACCCCTGGCTAATTTTACTAATTTTAGTAGCAGTTGTTCCGGCATTTTTAGGAGAGTCGCACTTCAACGAACGTAGCTATTCGCTCAACACACAATGGACACCTGAGCGGCGAGAACTAGACTATTTTCGCTTTATTGGTGCCAGTGATGAGACTGCCAAAGAAGTCAAAATTTTTGGTTTGTCAGACTTTCTGGTTGATCATTTTAGCCAACTGGCCGATAAATATTATCAGGCTAACCAAAAGGTTGCTATCTCTCGTGCGCGCTGGGGTAGTGTTTTTGCAAGCATTGGCAGTGCTGGTTATTATGCTGCTTATGTTATGATTATCCTGCAAACGGTAAATGGTCAATTAAGCATTGGTGACCTTACCTTTTTAGCAGGATCTTTTGCTAGGCTTAGAAGCTTGCTGGAAAACGTACTGAATCAATTCTCAAGTATGGCAGAAGGAGCCCTTTACCTACAAGACTTTTTCGATTTCTTTGAGATGCGTCCATTAATTGCATCAGGCCCAAAAGCTTTGCCAGTACCTCAGCCAATACGGCAGGGCTTCACTTTTGAAAATGTAGGCTTTCATTACCCTAACACCGATATTTGGGCTGTCCGTCACCTTAGTTTCACCTTACATGCTGGAGAAAAATTAGCTTTGGTAGGCGAAAATGGTGCAGGAAAAACAACGATCATTAAGTTACTCACTCGCCTGTACGACCCCAGTGAAGGGCGTATACTACTCGACGGAAAAGACCTGCGAGAGTATAGCCCAGAGCAGCTGCGGGAAGCTATAGGAGTAATCTTCCAAGATTTCGTAAGATATCAGATGAATGCCTCCACCAATATAGCCGTTGGCAAAATTGAAGAAAGGATGAATTACGCCAAGCTGGATGACGCGGCTTACCGAGGTATGGCCGATCAGGTCATCCGCAAACTACCTCAAGGCTACGATCAAATGATTGGCAGACGCTTTGCGGAAGGGGTAAATTTATCGGGAGGAGAATGGCAGAAAATAGCAATCAGTCGTGCTTACATGCGGGATGCTCAGCTTCTGGTATTGGACGAACCTACCGCAGCTTTAGATGCTCGTGCGGAGTATGAGGTATTTCGCCGCTTTGCTGATCTTACAGAGGGAAAAAGTGCCGTACTCATTTCGCACCGCTTCTCTACGGTTCGCATGGCAGACCGTATATTAGTACTGGAAAAAGGGCAACTTTTAGAGATAGGCACGCATGAAGAGTTGGTAATGAAGGGAGGCAAATATGCTGAGCTTTTTGATTTGCAGGCGCAAGGGTACCGTTAA
- a CDS encoding helix-turn-helix domain-containing protein: protein MNTASQNIRYLRRKYQFTQEQMAQKLGIKRSLLGAYEEARANPRLEVLVKAAEIFNVSVDQLVSETLSKPLQEKAAHRQIKREVRQEALHSLSTDIPKPERQESALAATQFTPSINHTVENLSANPYRQEGQESSARPYLPPRKIEFTTTKEKKFIQQVPLVPEKDFKQYFYHAVEPDYLNNLLELSLLLPAGQAQYRAFEVADEAMSPVSKGAIVVGRLCEGIQRLQDGKPHVLVTRTEGVLFRRVYNHIEKSGYLLLEANHKAYDRIKLPVMGKEVEAWEVVLFISDEDPYQYKPQADYTAMDMAQLTTAVKELQREVKLLKESR, encoded by the coding sequence TTGAATACGGCGAGCCAAAACATCCGTTACCTCAGGAGAAAGTACCAGTTCACACAAGAACAAATGGCCCAGAAGCTGGGTATCAAAAGGTCCTTGTTGGGAGCTTACGAAGAGGCCAGAGCTAACCCTAGGCTGGAAGTGCTGGTAAAAGCAGCCGAGATATTCAACGTATCGGTAGATCAGTTAGTTTCTGAAACATTAAGTAAACCACTTCAGGAGAAAGCAGCTCATCGGCAAATAAAAAGAGAGGTAAGGCAGGAAGCTCTACACAGCTTGAGCACAGACATTCCAAAGCCTGAAAGACAGGAGTCTGCGTTAGCTGCTACTCAATTTACCCCCTCTATAAACCATACAGTAGAAAATTTAAGTGCTAACCCATACCGGCAGGAAGGGCAGGAGTCCTCTGCAAGGCCATATCTGCCTCCCCGCAAAATTGAATTTACAACCACTAAAGAGAAAAAATTCATACAACAGGTTCCTTTGGTCCCCGAAAAGGACTTTAAGCAGTATTTCTACCATGCTGTTGAGCCCGATTACCTTAACAATCTGTTAGAGCTTTCTCTTCTTTTGCCTGCCGGGCAGGCTCAGTATCGTGCTTTTGAAGTTGCAGATGAGGCCATGTCTCCTGTTTCTAAAGGAGCTATTGTTGTGGGACGCCTGTGCGAAGGAATACAACGCTTACAAGATGGTAAGCCTCATGTCTTAGTTACCCGAACTGAGGGAGTGCTCTTTCGTAGAGTTTATAACCATATAGAAAAATCGGGTTACCTACTGCTAGAGGCTAACCACAAAGCCTACGACCGAATTAAATTGCCAGTAATGGGCAAAGAAGTAGAAGCCTGGGAGGTTGTATTATTTATTTCGGACGAAGACCCATACCAGTACAAGCCGCAAGCAGATTATACTGCTATGGATATGGCTCAGCTTACTACTGCAGTAAAAGAGCTGCAACGAGAAGTGAAGCTCCTCAAAGAATCGCGTTAA
- a CDS encoding sensor histidine kinase — protein sequence MANFSLLRYFTSPYQSDTLYHREKVKVLVGSCLLIMPSITIGLVIHLLDQKPLTVLLADITFFLSAALGLYFVKVKRPTTAGNLLLGSLILLTFTHSILTDYLYEHELTFYRITETTLLLILALLTVVFLMQKFYQVISIAIFGLVIISLHYVVVTLKTGVAPLAIHPLSILIGYLLVFGVCCIISYYMLYSFTHLIRKVEEESQKVKKYNTELEERVAERTEALESQNQTMKKINNELDRFVYRASHDLRAPLTSILGLIQLARLEDNLDKVRDYLSLKEKSVKKLDHFIQEIVHISKNARTEVAHAKIDFKAMIEDVLDHLSYMENAPLIEQQIEVSQQNSFFSDSHRLRVILNNLLSNAIRYAAPHRRSSYIKISVHIDEAMASIEIEDNGLGIAEAYLHKVFDMFFRANQDSTGSGLGLYIVKETLEKLRGDISVVSTLGKGTIFTVVLPNKIPCHLLKTVSSS from the coding sequence ATGGCAAATTTTAGCTTACTTCGTTACTTTACATCACCTTATCAAAGCGACACGCTATATCATAGAGAAAAAGTTAAAGTACTTGTTGGCTCTTGTTTGCTCATTATGCCTTCCATTACTATTGGGCTTGTAATCCACCTTCTGGACCAGAAGCCATTAACCGTATTACTGGCAGATATTACATTCTTTTTATCTGCTGCTCTGGGGCTTTATTTTGTAAAGGTAAAAAGGCCTACTACCGCTGGAAATTTGTTACTCGGCAGTCTGATCCTGCTTACCTTCACTCATAGTATACTTACTGATTACCTATACGAACACGAGCTTACCTTCTATAGAATTACTGAAACTACACTACTGCTTATTCTGGCACTGCTAACAGTAGTCTTTTTAATGCAAAAGTTCTATCAGGTTATATCTATAGCTATTTTTGGGCTGGTAATCATCTCATTGCATTATGTGGTAGTTACCCTAAAGACCGGGGTAGCCCCTCTGGCCATTCATCCTTTGTCCATACTAATTGGTTATTTGCTCGTATTCGGAGTCTGCTGCATCATCTCTTATTACATGCTGTATTCTTTTACCCATCTGATCCGTAAAGTGGAAGAAGAGTCTCAGAAGGTAAAAAAATATAATACTGAGCTGGAAGAGAGAGTAGCTGAGCGAACAGAGGCCCTGGAATCTCAAAATCAGACGATGAAGAAGATCAACAATGAGTTGGATCGTTTTGTCTACCGCGCCAGTCATGATCTTAGGGCACCTCTTACCTCTATTCTTGGCCTGATACAACTGGCACGACTGGAGGATAATTTAGATAAAGTAAGAGACTACCTTAGCCTGAAAGAAAAAAGCGTAAAAAAACTAGACCATTTTATTCAGGAGATTGTACACATAAGCAAAAATGCGCGCACAGAAGTAGCACATGCTAAGATTGATTTTAAAGCTATGATTGAAGATGTGCTGGATCATCTGAGCTATATGGAAAACGCTCCTTTAATAGAGCAGCAAATAGAAGTTAGCCAGCAGAACTCTTTTTTCTCTGACAGCCACAGACTCAGGGTAATATTAAACAATTTGTTATCTAATGCAATTCGTTACGCTGCTCCTCATCGTCGCTCTTCTTATATTAAAATATCTGTACATATAGATGAGGCTATGGCTAGTATTGAAATTGAAGACAATGGTTTGGGGATTGCAGAAGCATACCTTCACAAAGTATTTGATATGTTTTTTCGTGCCAACCAGGACAGTACAGGCTCTGGATTGGGTCTTTATATCGTAAAAGAGACATTAGAAAAACTTCGGGGAGATATTAGCGTTGTGTCTACATTAGGAAAAGGCACTATATTTACGGTCGTATTACCCAACAAGATTCCATGTCACTTATTAAAAACCGTATCAAGCAGTTAG